GTCCAAGAAGGAAAATGCCACTGGGGAAGAGATTATCATCGACAATCGGGATGCGGGGTTTGCCATCGAAATGGGGGAATGGGGCACCTGTTACGGCCAGGAGTGCCAAGGTACGCCCTACGGTCCCGATTTTTATTTCGCCGCCCCGCGCGAAATGGGGGACCCGACGGTTCATCACCGTGCACGTTTTACCCCCACCATCAATAAAACCGGCGATTACGAGGTCTTCTTATGGTGGCCCAGTGGGAATGACCGCGCCACCGCCGCCCCGGTGATCATCAACCACGAGGGTGGTTCCACCAACCTCACCCTCAACCTGAGGCAAAATGGAAATGGCTGGACTTCGCTTGGAGTGTTCCATTTCGTCAAGGGTTCTGCAGGCAACCTGGTGCTGGAAGACACCGACACCGGCTTTGCCAATGCCGACGCGGTGCGTTTTCTGGGGGTCGAATAAGGTTCAGTAGGACTCGCCGCTCGCCCGGCAATCTGCCGGCGCTTGGGTTTTGGTCGTTTCATTGCGGGTTAGAACCTCATCCAGAAGTTCAGATACAATGTGGACGATTTCACACCCTTGACATTTGGAACGATTTTTCACAAAATGCGCCCATGGGAAAAATTGATCTGGCTGTAAGTCCGCACCGACGTTGGAAAACGCTCGGCAGCTTGTTTTGGCCCCTCGTTTTTTTTGCTCTGGCAATGGGGATTGCCCTTTTTCTCCAGTTGCGTGATCAGGCCTTCTCCTTTACGATTAAAAATCATTTTTTTCGCCCCGAGATCGGACCGCTCCTTCTGGCAGCCGTCATCATTTTTATACTTTTAATCGTTGTCTGGATTCTCATCAGCCATATCTGGACGAAAAACAGCCGGCTTGACCTTAAAGAGGTTTTGGCGCTAGATTTCCCGACCTACATGCCCATCGCCTGGCTGCTGCTCGCGCCGCTGGCGCTGAACCATTACTTGACCCGGGATGACCTCGCGCAGCGGCTCGCTCTCTTCGCCATGGCCGTCGTTGCCGCCGTTCTCTATCTCAAGGCTGTCCGCGTCGTCCAGGCGGACAGGCAGAAAAAATCAAGATGGGGGAACTATCTCGATGGGTTCCTGGCCTGGCCGCTGCGCCGGCGGTTGATCGTTCTGACCGTTGCCGCCATCCTGCTGACCAACGGCGGCGTGCGGCTCATGACCGGCCAGGGGAAGTCCTTCGGCGGCGATGAACCGCATTACCTGCTGATCGCGCACAGCCTGATCAAGGACGGCGACCTGGATCTTGCCAACAATTACAAAAACGGGGACTTCAAAGCCTTCATGCCGCCGCAGGTCACCAACCTCCCGCCGCACACGGCGCCGGCGAGAAAACCGGGTGTCCTCTATTCTTTCCATTCTCCGGGAATAGCGATCCTGCTCCTGCCATTTTATGCGCTGGGGCTGGCATTGGGGAAAGGCATGCTGGTTTTCCTGGTTCGCTTCGGCATGAGCCTGGTCGGCGCTTTTCTCGGAATTCAACTCTATCTCTATGCGCGTGAGACCTGGAAGCGGGAGAGGCTGGCCCTTGCTTTTTGGGCGGTCACCACGCTGAGCGCTCCGATCTTCTTCTATGCCACCCACATCTACACGGAGCTCGTCATTGCCGCGCTGGGCCTGTTCGTTTTTCGCCGCCTGCGCTCCGCCCGCAGCCTGGATGGCAGGCGCTTGGCCCTGATCGGCGTCCTGCTCGCGTCTTTCATTTGGTTCCATGCCCTGAAATACGTGTTCATCCAGGGGCCTTTTTTCATTTACGCGCTGTGGAGCGTATGGAACGGCAGCGAAGCGAAAGACCGCATCCGCCGCCTGGCGGCATTTTTCATCCCGGCCGGGCTGTGCTTTGCCGCCTATTTCTCCCTGCAGGTCGCCATCTACGGCTCATTCAATCCCACCTCGGTTTCTTTCCAGGGCGCCATGAACGGCCGTCAGACCGCGAGTTTTATCGGAAGCCTTCTCACCGGGATCCCCTTCAGGCTCAGATGGGAAACGCTGGCCGGATACTTTCTCGATCAGAAGGATGGCCTGTTTCTCTATGCCCCGATCTATGCCTTCGCCTTTATCGGCGTGCTGGCCATGCTTCGCGCCAAGGCCAGGGACGCCGGCTGGCTGTTGTTCATCGCCGGCCCATATATCCTCATCTCCGCTTTCCTGACCCAGCGGACGGGTTATGCCCCGCAAGCGCGACCGCTGGTGCCGGTCATCTGGATCCTGGCGATTTTCATCGGCGGTTTCATCGCCGAAAACGGGAACCGGCTTTATCGTTATCTCTTCAATGGCGCCGCCGGGATCTCGTTCCTTTTCACCTGGCTCTTGTGCCTGAACCCGTTCGCCCTGTACCAGGAGACGACATTCGGCATCACCGAGCGCGCCGGGGCCTTGTTCGTATCGCTGAGCAATCTCCATTTCTACCTGCCGGACCGTTTGCCCTCGTTCATCAAGGTCGAGGACAACGGCTGGGCTCCGAACGGTATCTGGATCCTGGCCCTGGTCCTGTTTTGCGCCGTCTATTTCCTCGGCCGTGGCCGTGGCCGGGGCCGGGGCCGCGATCTGTCCTTTGCCTGGCATGCCGTTTTCGTTTCCGTTTTGCTGCTGGCATTCTTCGCGCTGGTCGTCTTTTTCCCCAGGCCGGTGCTCGTGGCGGCGCAGACGGTGGACATGCCCAGCGGCGAAAAATGGGCCTTTTTTCCATACTCGCTGGTGGCGCGGATGGAGACGCCGGGAAGTTTCGAACTTTTCCAGGATAACCGCGATTATGATTTTTTCTTCGCCACGCAAAAACGCCTGGCCAATCTGAATGTCGAGTTCGGCTCCCCGTATGGCGACTACGATCTGCGGGTTTGCCTGGCCGACGAGCCGGTGTTCGCCGCGAGCACGCGCCGGCAAATGCTGGTCCGGACGATCGCGTCGCCGCCCGCTTACCGCTGGAAAAGGTGGTTTCTCTATCTCCTCATGATCCGGCTCGATCGAAAATCGGACGTGCGCACGGCGGTCACGCCTTACGTGCTCGCCCTGCGCCCGGGTCATTGAACATCGCGAAGCGCTTCAATCCTTTCTTGTGCATTTTGAATTTTACCAGCGTCTTCAGGATGGCGACCCCGTAGACGATGCTCCGCCAGAGGCCGATCTGCGAGGCCTCGCTGAAATAGCGCGTTTCGATCGGAATCTCGCGGATGCGCATACCGTGCAGAACGCCCTGGGCGATGATCTCCGAATCGAAAACAAAATCGTCCGAGTTGGCCAGGAAATTCACCGCTTCGAGGTAGCGGCGGGAATAGGCGCGCAAACCGGAATGGTATTCGGTCAGGTACATGTAAAAGGCGGCATTCTCGACGGCGGTCAGGAAAATGTTGGCCAGGTATTTCCACTTGGGCATTCCACCCTCGAGGGGGAGGCCGCCGAGCATGCGCGAGCCGAAGACGGCGTCGCAGCTCCCGTCAAGGAGAGGCTGGACGAGATGGGGAAGGACGCGCGGGTCGTACTGATGGTCGGGATGGATCATGACCGCGATTTCCGCCCCCATGCGCAATGCCTGGGTGTAGCAGGTTTTCTGGTTGCCGCCGTAACCGGTGTTCCTCTCGTGGACGAACACGTGCAAGCCCAGCTGGCGCGCCAAGGCAACGGTCCCGTCATGGCTGCCGTCGTCGACCAGGATGATCTCGTCCACCCATGAACGGTCGATGTCGTCGAGAGTCCGGACGAGCGTTTTCTCGGCGTTGTAAGCCGGCATGACGACGACAATTTTTTTTCCGCGTTTTGGAAGACCCATGGCGAATGCTTTTCTCCGCTTGAGGATTTGTTTATATCATTTTTCCCGGACTTTGTCGATAGCGGGCAAGAATTCAATGAGACCCAAAAAGGCTTATCGTTTGCAGACGAGCAAACCGGGGTTCTTTTCGCGGCAGGCGGCGAAAAAGTCGCAATAGGAGCAAAAATGATTGGTTTGCGGATAGAAGGCGCCGGCGCAAATGTTTTCGGCCACATGGCGGACGACGCGCAGCATTTGGGCGGTTTCTTCCGGGCCGGGGGTCACTACCAGGCGCTGATGGCGGATATGGTCGGCGTTCTTGGCATGGAGGATTTCGTACTTGAGCGCGCCATGGACATGGCCGAAATTGCGGTCGAACAGGTACTTGTAGATGACCATTTGCAGCGAATTCCGCGCTTTGCTGGCCGACCACTTGCTGGTGGTGGTCTTGAAATCGGTGATGCTGAAATCGGCTTCGACCAAGTCGATGACCCCCTTGACGGTCACGCCGATTTCGGGGATTTCGGCGCTGAGCTCCCTTTCAACCATCAACGGCTTCAGCTTCGGTGCGATGTGGGCCAGGAAATATTTGACGAAGGCCGACCCTCTGGCCCTGGTTTCGCGCCGGGAAACCTGCCAGTCGATGTCCCTTTCCTTCTCCTGGACCATGAAAGACTCGTGGAAGGCGGCTATGGTCGCGGCCGCCGTGGGGCGGGAGCCATTGATCACCCGGGTGAAATAGTCCTCGACAATGGCATGAAAAATTTCACCCAGGAATACTTTTTCATTGACGCGGGCGGGAATTTCTTCGATATAAGCGAAATAGTACTTTTGCGGACATTCGCTGTACAGCCGGATTTGGCTATGGGAAAGATAGCCGCGGGGAAGGGGGGCCAAGAAAAGCTATTTGGCGCTGTTTTTAAGCAAGGCCACGAGGCGGGACTTGTAGCGGGAGCCGGTGTTTTTGTGGATCGTCCCCTTGCGGATGGTGGCATCGATGATGGCGATGGCCTCGGGAAGGAGCTTGGCGGCGTCGTCCCTCTGCCCGGCGGCGACTTTTCTCCTCAGGGCCTTGATTTTATTTTTCATTTTCGAACGGTTAATGCGGTTGATGGTGCGCTTCTTTTCATCCTGACGGTGCTGCTTGACAGCCGAATCGTGATTTGCCATTTGTATTCCTCCAAAATCACGCCCATCATACACAAAAACCGCCTGGCTGTCAATGCTTTGTTAACCCGACAATCTTTTCTTGGCCGCGGGGAACTCGTCCCAGCAGCCGCTTTTTATTCCAGCCAGGTCCAGGGTGATGAACCGATAGCCGGCTGTCCGGCACTCGGCGATGATCTTTTCTTTCATGGCGATAATTTTTCGGAAATGGGCAGGGGAAGTCTCGATGCGGATACCGTCGGTCATGTGGCGGACCCGCAGCGGAAATATCCCCTGGCGGATCAGGTAATGCTCCACCCGGCCGATGGCTTGAATGAGCTGCGGCCGCAGACTGAAATTGTACGGGAAGCGGGTGGCCAGGCATGTGGACGAGGTCAGGAAATAGGGATCGATCCCTTTTTTTTTCAATTGGCCGATGATTTCGACCGAGGTGAATCCGGCGTCGCGCAGGGGCGAACGGATGTCCAGTTTTTCCAGAGCTACGCGCCCGGGGCGATGTTCGTTCAGGTCGGAAACGGTCGTGCCGTCAACGACGACCCGAATGCCAAGCTTCCGCGCCTCTTTTTTCAGGGCGCTGAAAATCTTTTTTTTGCAATGATAGCAGCGCTGCTTGGAATTTTGCCGCAGGTGGGGGTCTTGGAGCAGGTCAATGCTGATTTCATGCACCGGCAAAGAAAATTTATCGCTTAAATAATTAACCCTTTCCCTGGCCGCGCCGAGGGTGAACGGCGTACGCACGAAAAAGGGGAGGACATTGGCCGGGCCGAGAATTTCCCTGGCCGCCTGCAGTAGGAAAAAGGAATCCTTACCGCCGGAAAACGCCACCAGCACCTTGCCGTATTCTTGCAGCTGCCGGCGCAGCCAGGCTTTTTTCGCTTTGATATCGGCTGCCTTTGCGATTTTCATGTCCCGGGCTTTCCGCTGGCCGCCAATTCTTCGTAACGGACGACGACATCGGCGAGCACGGATTCCAGGTCGCGATTGCCGTCGATATGGGTCAGCCGCTCTCCGTCCAACCGTTTGTAGTTGGCGCGCACCTTCAGCAGGAAATCCCTTTTCTCGAACAGCCGGGCCAGGCCGGGGCGGGAATTTTGGATGCGCGCCAGGGCGCGGTCGACGTCGACGTCGATGATGAAGGTCAGGTCGGGCAGCGGCGCGAAGGTCTGGTTGAGGTCGATGATGGCGTTCATGTCCAGGCCGCGCGCCCCCTGGTAGCAGGCGTTGGAATAGAAATAACGGTCCAAAACGACCGTCTTTTTGGCGCCCAGGGCCGGCAGGATGTTGTTTTCCACGTCCCAGCGCCTGTCCTGGATGAAGTAATCGAGCTCCTGCTGCGGCGAGATCTTCTCGTTTTCCTGGGCTACGCGGCGGATCTTGTCGCCCAGCGGCGAATCGGTCGGCTCGCGCAGCCATAGGGCCGGGATGCCTTTCGCGGTGAGGTAGTCGACAAACAGGCGTGACAGCGACGTTTTGCCCGACCCGTCGATCCCCTCGAATACGATCAGCATGGGGACTTAATTGCCGAAGCTGGTGCTCACGGCCATGGCGGTCCTGACCAGGTCGCTGCCCGGGTCGACGCGGCGGGGGACGGCGATGGCCTCGCGCAGCGAGGTCGTCTTGATTTCGCTGCCGCGCAAGC
The sequence above is drawn from the Candidatus Aminicenantes bacterium genome and encodes:
- a CDS encoding glycosyltransferase family 2 protein — translated: MGLPKRGKKIVVVMPAYNAEKTLVRTLDDIDRSWVDEIILVDDGSHDGTVALARQLGLHVFVHERNTGYGGNQKTCYTQALRMGAEIAVMIHPDHQYDPRVLPHLVQPLLDGSCDAVFGSRMLGGLPLEGGMPKWKYLANIFLTAVENAAFYMYLTEYHSGLRAYSRRYLEAVNFLANSDDFVFDSEIIAQGVLHGMRIREIPIETRYFSEASQIGLWRSIVYGVAILKTLVKFKMHKKGLKRFAMFNDPGAGRARKA
- a CDS encoding PD-(D/E)XK nuclease family protein, which produces MAPLPRGYLSHSQIRLYSECPQKYYFAYIEEIPARVNEKVFLGEIFHAIVEDYFTRVINGSRPTAAATIAAFHESFMVQEKERDIDWQVSRRETRARGSAFVKYFLAHIAPKLKPLMVERELSAEIPEIGVTVKGVIDLVEADFSITDFKTTTSKWSASKARNSLQMVIYKYLFDRNFGHVHGALKYEILHAKNADHIRHQRLVVTPGPEETAQMLRVVRHVAENICAGAFYPQTNHFCSYCDFFAACREKNPGLLVCKR
- the rpsT gene encoding 30S ribosomal protein S20 — encoded protein: MANHDSAVKQHRQDEKKRTINRINRSKMKNKIKALRRKVAAGQRDDAAKLLPEAIAIIDATIRKGTIHKNTGSRYKSRLVALLKNSAK
- the larE gene encoding ATP-dependent sacrificial sulfur transferase LarE, whose product is MKIAKAADIKAKKAWLRRQLQEYGKVLVAFSGGKDSFFLLQAAREILGPANVLPFFVRTPFTLGAARERVNYLSDKFSLPVHEISIDLLQDPHLRQNSKQRCYHCKKKIFSALKKEARKLGIRVVVDGTTVSDLNEHRPGRVALEKLDIRSPLRDAGFTSVEIIGQLKKKGIDPYFLTSSTCLATRFPYNFSLRPQLIQAIGRVEHYLIRQGIFPLRVRHMTDGIRIETSPAHFRKIIAMKEKIIAECRTAGYRFITLDLAGIKSGCWDEFPAAKKRLSG
- the tmk gene encoding dTMP kinase, yielding MLIVFEGIDGSGKTSLSRLFVDYLTAKGIPALWLREPTDSPLGDKIRRVAQENEKISPQQELDYFIQDRRWDVENNILPALGAKKTVVLDRYFYSNACYQGARGLDMNAIIDLNQTFAPLPDLTFIIDVDVDRALARIQNSRPGLARLFEKRDFLLKVRANYKRLDGERLTHIDGNRDLESVLADVVVRYEELAASGKPGT